A single genomic interval of Primulina huaijiensis isolate GDHJ02 unplaced genomic scaffold, ASM1229523v2 scaffold42345, whole genome shotgun sequence harbors:
- the LOC140969560 gene encoding phragmoplastin DRP1A, translated as MENLIALVNRLQRACTALGDHGEESALPTLWDALPSIAVVGGQSSGKSSVLESVVGKDFLPRGSGIVTRRPLVLQLHRIDEGREYAEFGHLPRKKFTDFAAVRKEIADETDRETGRSKQISTVPIYLSIYSPNVVNLTLIDLPGLTKVAIDGQSESIVMDIENMVRSYIEKPNCIILAVSPANQDLATSDAIKISREVDPKGERTFGVLTKIDLMDQGTDAVDILEGKAYKLQFPWIGIVNRSQADINKNVDMIAARRREREYFAQTPQYKHLAHRMGSEHLGKVLSKHLEEVIKSRIPGLQSLINKTIIELESELSRLGKPIATDAGGKLYMIMEICRVFDGIFKEHLDGVRPGGDQVYNVFDNQLPAALKRLPFDKHLAMENVRKLITEADGYQPHLIAPEQGYRRLIETALITIKGPSEAAVDAVHGILKELVRKSISETVELKQYPSLRVEVGNAAVESLNRMKEESRKATLQLVDMECSYLTVDFFRKLPQDVEKGGNPTHSIFDRYNDSYLRRVGSNVLSYVNMVCASLRNSIPKSIVYCQVREAKRSLLDHFFAELGKREARQLGTLLDEDPAVMQRRLSLSKRLELYRAAQAEIDSVAWSK; from the exons AGTTCAGGAAAGTCCTCAGTGCTTGAAAGCGTTGTTGGAAAGGACTTCTTGCCTCGTGGATCTG GTATTGTCACTCGACGGCCACTTGTCCTGCAGCTTCATCGAATTGACGAGGGTAGAGAATATGCAGAGTTTGGACATCTTCCTAGAAAGAAGTTCACTGATTTTG CTGCTGTAAGAAAAGAGATCGCTGATGAGACTGATCGAGAGACAGGACGTAGCAAACAGATTTCAACTGTTCCAATTTATCTTAGCATATATTCTCCCAATG TTGTGAATTTGACATTGATTGATCTTCCTGGTCTAACAAAAGTGGCAATTG acggacagtcagagagtATTGTGATGGACATTGAGAACATGGTGCGATCTTATATTGAAAAG CCCAACTGTATTATTTTAGCAGTTTCTCCTGCTAATCAAGATCTTGCAACATCAGATGCAATTAAAATTTCTCGTGAAGTAGATCCCAAAG GAGAGAGAACATTTGGGGTATTAACGAAGATTGACCTAATGGACCAGGGAACGGATGCTGTAGAT ATACTGGAAGGAAAGGCATACAAACTGCAGTTCCCATGGATAGGTATAGTTAATCGATCCCAAGCAGACATTAACAAAAATGTCGATATGATTGCTGCCAGGCGGAGAGAACGGGAGTATTTTGCTCAAACTCCACAGTATAAACACCTTGCTCATAGGATGGGTTCTGAGCATCTAGGAAAAGTTCTATCCAAA CATTTGGAAGAAGTGATCAAATCTCGAATTCCAGGCCTTCAGTCACTCATCAATAAAACTATTATTGAGCTAGAATCTGAGCTGAGCCGACTGGGGAAGCCCATTGCAACTGATGCTGGA GGAAAGTTGTATATGATCATGGAAATTTGCCGTGTATTTGATGGAATATTCAAAGAGCATCTTGATGGGGT TCGACCAGGAGGTGATCAAGTATACAATGTATTTGATAACCAACTCCCAGCAGCATTGAAACGGTTGCCGTTTGACAAGCACCTTGCTATGGAAAACGTACGGAAATTAATAACTGAAGCAGATGGATATCAGCCTCATCTTATAGCTCCAGAACAGGGTTATCGCCGTCTCATTGAAACTGCCTTGATTACTATCAAAGGTCCTTCTGAAGCCGCTGTTGATGCG GTTCATGGAATTCTGAAGGAACTTGTTCGCAAGTCAATCAGCGAGACTGTA GAGCTGAAACAATATCCCTCTCTCAGGGTAGAGGTAGGAAATGCTGCTGTTGAATCATTGAACAGGATGAAGGAAGAAAGCAGGAAGGCAACATTGCAGCTAGTCGACATGGAATGCAGTTACTTAACTGTAGATTTCTTCCGCAAGCTTCCGCAAGATGTTGAGAAGGGTGGCAATCCAACACATTCAATATTCGATCGCTACAACGATTCATATCTTCGACGAGTTG GATCAAACGTGTTGTCTTATGTGAATATGGTCTGTGCAAGTCTGAGGAACTCCATTCCCAAGTCTATAGTTTATTGCCAAGTTCGCGAGGCAAAACGCAGCTTGCTTGATCATTTCTTTGCCGAACTGGGCAAAAGAGAG GCAAGACAGTTAGGCACACTATTGGATGAGGATCCAGCAGTCATGCAGCGGCGGTTGTCTCTTTCAAAGAGACTGGAGTTGTACAGAGCTGCTCAAGCTGAGATTGATTCGGTAGCCTGGTCAAAATAG